A stretch of Mucilaginibacter terrae DNA encodes these proteins:
- a CDS encoding DUF1896 family protein — protein MKEQLTKRLHSYLLENHMDLLISLQEDHRLKEYLNRKVSSVKAYWEDLLAEKRPEYVIEALCMEELTSDLRPSRFEFVRNLLEEEFEEDYRRMLGCGILSYEVINLIGACEPIFNIYGLTDDSDDRSDLRHAVIGMIAEYVNEGEGIRVKG, from the coding sequence ATGAAAGAACAACTGACCAAGAGGCTTCACAGCTATTTGCTGGAGAACCACATGGATCTGCTGATCTCCCTGCAGGAAGACCACAGGCTAAAGGAATATCTGAACCGGAAAGTATCCTCTGTTAAAGCGTACTGGGAGGATTTACTAGCGGAGAAACGGCCGGAATACGTAATTGAAGCGCTCTGTATGGAGGAACTGACCAGTGACCTGCGACCGTCCAGGTTTGAATTTGTACGCAATCTGCTGGAGGAAGAATTCGAAGAAGATTACCGGCGCATGCTGGGCTGCGGTATCCTCAGCTATGAGGTGATCAATCTTATTGGCGCCTGTGAGCCCATCTTTAACATCTACGGGCTAACCGATGACTCGGACGACCGAAGTGATCTGCGACATGCAGTGATCGGCATGATCGCGGAGTATGTGAATGAAGGTGAAGGAATTAGGGTGAAAGGATAA
- a CDS encoding Crp/Fnr family transcriptional regulator, with protein MDQKMPFFCISFPEPEKIAAGMVLRNLTLAAKNPAPLYVAAMTIPSLVDFLASLADPSSELLAELNTLIRQEFYHNHQVFQGAGQVENRLWYLPQGLVRAYYFDVSGKEHTLHFFLGGEVIFSWQGVFQEPADYYLEALEPTHLVAINYTTVESLRTRFPEFKVMANTIVRRRLLQDHFYSRLMTWSAEERYRQFRKVNPVIFQRVSVRLIATYLNMTRENLSKLISHDHR; from the coding sequence TTGGACCAAAAAATGCCCTTCTTTTGCATTTCTTTTCCGGAACCGGAAAAGATAGCGGCCGGCATGGTACTCCGCAATTTGACCCTGGCAGCTAAGAACCCCGCACCCCTTTATGTTGCAGCTATGACCATACCTTCATTAGTTGATTTTTTAGCGTCCCTGGCAGATCCGAGTAGCGAGCTGTTGGCAGAACTGAACACGCTCATCCGGCAGGAATTCTACCATAATCATCAGGTCTTTCAGGGAGCCGGCCAGGTCGAGAACCGCCTATGGTATTTGCCACAGGGTTTGGTTAGAGCCTATTATTTCGATGTGTCCGGTAAAGAGCATACCCTTCACTTTTTCCTTGGCGGCGAGGTCATCTTTTCCTGGCAAGGCGTGTTCCAGGAACCTGCCGATTATTATCTGGAGGCACTCGAACCGACCCACCTTGTAGCTATAAACTATACCACTGTGGAAAGCCTGCGCACGCGCTTCCCGGAATTTAAGGTGATGGCCAATACCATCGTGCGCCGAAGGCTTCTTCAGGATCATTTCTACAGCCGGCTTATGACCTGGAGCGCGGAAGAGCGCTACCGGCAATTCCGGAAAGTTAACCCCGTCATCTTCCAAAGGGTTTCCGTTCGCCTGATCGCTACATACTTGAATATGACCAGGGAAAATCTTAGTAAGCTGATCAGCCATGATCATCGTTAA
- a CDS encoding aminotransferase class I/II-fold pyridoxal phosphate-dependent enzyme: MTPFEKASFKDFENIPGSDMYETANHFNQYLDYLKKNDRLNYRLESTTTCGPRMDLRMPGERAPRTYVALVSNDYLGFTQHPKIKAAVIGGIERFGAGSGASPAIGGHFSFHQQLEDKIAAFFHRDAAILYTTGYTANSATFQCLLKKEDVAIVDMEVHASIYEGCQLTNLKMFPHNNLERLERQLKEAQHQFRTKMVIIDGVYSQNGDLALVKDILLLCRKYGAYLAIDDAHGVGVIGKTGRGVLEADNLFQDVDIMTGTLSKTFANVGGYVVASPELVRYLKFQSKQHLFSVTATPATLGIMKAIDLIDEEPHWRDRLWENIRYLKTGLIALGLDIGKTASAVIPVKIGDPAKTGVVGKLLLDRGVYANPIMYPAVAKKDARIRMSVMATHTREDLDTVLNAFEEIDRIVPISKH, encoded by the coding sequence ATGACACCTTTTGAAAAAGCAAGCTTTAAAGATTTTGAAAACATCCCGGGGAGCGACATGTATGAGACCGCAAATCATTTCAATCAGTACCTGGATTACCTGAAAAAAAACGACCGGTTAAATTACCGGCTGGAGTCGACGACGACCTGCGGGCCCCGTATGGACCTTCGGATGCCCGGTGAGCGCGCCCCCAGAACCTATGTCGCATTGGTGTCCAACGATTATTTAGGATTCACCCAACATCCGAAGATAAAGGCAGCAGTGATCGGGGGCATCGAACGATTTGGCGCAGGCTCCGGTGCATCACCCGCCATCGGCGGACATTTCAGCTTTCATCAGCAGTTGGAGGATAAGATCGCGGCCTTCTTCCACCGCGATGCGGCCATCCTTTACACGACCGGCTATACCGCGAACAGCGCCACCTTTCAGTGTCTCCTGAAAAAGGAAGACGTAGCGATCGTGGATATGGAAGTTCACGCCAGCATCTACGAGGGCTGTCAACTGACCAACTTAAAAATGTTCCCCCATAACAACCTGGAGCGGCTGGAGCGTCAGTTGAAAGAGGCGCAACACCAATTCCGCACAAAAATGGTGATCATCGATGGCGTTTACTCGCAAAATGGAGACCTCGCTTTGGTGAAGGACATCCTTTTGCTATGCCGGAAATATGGTGCCTATCTGGCCATTGATGATGCCCATGGGGTTGGCGTGATCGGCAAGACCGGCCGAGGAGTGCTCGAAGCAGATAACCTTTTCCAGGACGTGGATATCATGACCGGTACGCTCAGTAAGACCTTCGCTAATGTCGGGGGCTATGTGGTGGCGTCACCCGAGCTTGTCCGTTATCTCAAATTTCAATCAAAGCAACACCTGTTTTCCGTAACCGCAACGCCGGCAACCCTGGGGATCATGAAGGCGATCGACCTGATTGACGAGGAACCGCATTGGCGGGACAGGTTATGGGAAAATATCCGATACCTGAAAACCGGGTTGATCGCTCTCGGATTAGATATCGGAAAGACAGCCTCCGCGGTGATCCCCGTAAAGATCGGCGACCCGGCCAAAACCGGCGTGGTCGGAAAGTTACTGCTTGACCGCGGCGTTTATGCGAACCCGATCATGTACCCGGCAGTTGCCAAAAAAGACGCACGAATTCGAATGAGCGTGATGGCCACGCATACCCGGGAAGATCTGGATACCGTTTTGAACGCCTTCGAAGAGATAGACCGCATCGTTCCCATTTCAAAGCACTAA
- a CDS encoding DUF4134 domain-containing protein — MEKWNGKTKKVKAIVAVVLLLVAATGTYAQDGNAGIEEANQQVRSYFDSGTNLMYAIGSIVGLIGAVKVYQKWNGGDQDTSKVAAAWFGSCIFLVVVATIIKSFFGM, encoded by the coding sequence ATGGAAAAGTGGAATGGAAAAACAAAAAAAGTGAAGGCAATTGTCGCGGTAGTTCTCTTGCTGGTCGCAGCTACCGGCACCTACGCCCAGGATGGCAACGCCGGTATTGAAGAAGCCAATCAACAGGTGCGCAGCTATTTTGATTCGGGCACAAACCTGATGTACGCGATCGGCTCTATTGTGGGTCTGATCGGTGCGGTCAAGGTTTACCAAAAATGGAATGGAGGCGATCAGGACACCAGCAAGGTCGCGGCGGCCTGGTTCGGTTCCTGCATCTTCCTGGTGGTGGTCGCCACCATTATCAAGTCATTCTTCGGCATGTAA
- a CDS encoding MauE/DoxX family redox-associated membrane protein — translation MERNQTTGIIAALLILLFVYTAVSKWIDFQTFVIQMRMQSLPPVMQQILIYTLPATELVTAALLVFTGTKRYGLYLSALLMFLFTAYVAMVMLHAFERVPCSCGGVLKWMTWEQHLYFNIFFLLLSLSGIYLSNRERRKTAL, via the coding sequence ATGGAACGAAACCAGACGACCGGAATCATTGCAGCACTGTTGATCCTGCTTTTCGTATACACAGCGGTCAGTAAATGGATCGACTTCCAAACCTTTGTCATACAGATGCGGATGCAAAGCCTGCCTCCGGTTATGCAACAGATCCTGATCTATACTTTGCCGGCAACCGAGCTTGTCACGGCAGCCTTGCTGGTCTTTACCGGGACAAAACGCTATGGGCTCTACCTTTCGGCGCTGCTGATGTTCCTGTTCACCGCCTATGTGGCCATGGTGATGCTGCATGCTTTTGAACGCGTGCCCTGTTCCTGCGGTGGTGTGTTGAAGTGGATGACCTGGGAGCAGCACCTGTACTTCAACATCTTTTTCTTGCTGTTAAGTTTATCCGGGATATATCTGAGTAACAGGGAAAGGAGGAAGACCGCACTTTAA
- a CDS encoding helix-turn-helix domain-containing protein, with the protein MRKENSLIPPIVHSCYFSASTKGEQFVPVHTFSFQESGSVIANDGTKEYIFNEGDFRFAVANKLAKYKKIPPPNGAYRTVAIFFDEAMLREFNSTYGFSCDRTVPTDAFIKLKPHKAYSDLVASLIPYLDADGLLDTELLKLKAKEALLIILKINPELKNILFDFSQPGKIDLAAFMQQNYHFKVGLERFAFLTGRSLATFKRDFKEIFNSSPGRWLTWRRLQAGKYLIEEQSKRPSEIYAELGFESLSHFTYAFRRAFGVSPGKA; encoded by the coding sequence ATGAGAAAAGAAAATAGTCTTATACCGCCTATTGTGCACTCGTGCTATTTCAGTGCCTCGACCAAAGGTGAGCAGTTTGTGCCTGTTCATACCTTCAGCTTTCAGGAGTCTGGTTCGGTTATCGCTAATGATGGCACAAAGGAATATATTTTCAATGAAGGCGACTTCAGGTTTGCGGTGGCCAACAAATTGGCGAAGTATAAAAAGATACCGCCGCCGAACGGCGCATACCGGACGGTGGCGATATTCTTTGATGAAGCTATGCTGAGGGAGTTTAACAGTACCTACGGGTTTTCCTGTGACAGGACTGTTCCAACTGATGCCTTTATTAAACTAAAGCCGCACAAAGCCTATTCCGACTTGGTGGCTTCATTGATTCCCTACCTCGATGCGGATGGCCTCCTGGATACTGAATTGCTAAAACTTAAAGCTAAAGAAGCACTGTTGATCATCTTAAAGATCAACCCTGAACTGAAGAACATTCTTTTTGATTTCAGTCAACCCGGGAAAATAGATCTTGCAGCATTTATGCAGCAAAATTACCACTTCAAGGTGGGGTTGGAGCGCTTCGCATTTCTGACAGGCCGAAGCCTGGCAACATTCAAACGGGACTTCAAAGAGATCTTTAATAGCTCCCCGGGCCGCTGGCTGACATGGCGCCGCTTACAGGCCGGAAAATACCTCATCGAAGAACAGTCTAAACGTCCTTCCGAGATCTACGCGGAATTAGGGTTTGAAAGCCTTTCCCATTTTACTTATGCTTTCCGACGCGCGTTTGGTGTTTCGCCTGGAAAAGCATAA
- a CDS encoding SDR family oxidoreductase, with amino-acid sequence MSKVVLVTGSSSGIGKETAKIFAEQGWNVIATMRDPAKDTELAGIANVYLARLDVQERKSIGSAIAQGIERFGRIDVLINNAGYGQFGVFEGTGDAQIKQQFDVNVIGVMNTIKAILPHFRENRAGTILNVSSGAGKFTLPLISLYAASKFALEGFSEALSHELDGLNIKVKIIEPGGTATNFSAVSNDALSETVKIDDYDPFVNAAGKMFQDMRNFSLVTARSVAELIYEAATDGTDTLRYSIGNDDFNARMNARKELDDQEYVNFIRSGYRKYL; translated from the coding sequence ATGAGTAAAGTAGTTTTAGTCACCGGATCGTCTTCCGGTATAGGAAAGGAAACCGCCAAAATTTTTGCGGAACAAGGCTGGAATGTAATCGCTACCATGCGAGACCCTGCGAAAGACACGGAGTTGGCCGGTATCGCTAACGTATATCTCGCGCGTTTGGATGTCCAGGAGAGGAAAAGTATAGGAAGTGCGATCGCACAGGGAATCGAAAGATTTGGTAGGATCGATGTTTTGATCAACAACGCAGGGTATGGGCAATTTGGCGTTTTTGAGGGCACCGGAGATGCACAGATCAAGCAGCAGTTCGACGTGAACGTCATAGGCGTGATGAACACTATCAAGGCCATCCTGCCACACTTCCGGGAAAATCGCGCTGGAACGATATTGAACGTCAGCTCTGGTGCCGGGAAATTCACATTACCGCTGATATCGCTGTATGCGGCATCGAAATTTGCCCTTGAAGGATTCTCAGAGGCGTTGTCACATGAACTGGATGGCCTCAACATCAAGGTTAAGATTATTGAGCCCGGGGGAACAGCAACCAATTTTAGCGCGGTAAGTAACGACGCGCTTTCCGAAACCGTTAAGATAGATGATTATGATCCTTTCGTCAACGCGGCAGGCAAGATGTTTCAGGACATGCGTAACTTTAGCCTGGTAACCGCCAGATCAGTCGCTGAACTGATATATGAAGCTGCTACAGATGGTACGGATACGCTGAGATATTCGATCGGAAATGATGACTTCAATGCCCGGATGAATGCACGGAAGGAATTGGATGATCAGGAATATGTTAATTTTATCCGGAGCGGATACCGCAAATACTTATAG
- a CDS encoding RagB/SusD family nutrient uptake outer membrane protein, giving the protein MQWIAGSTIGGRVYYYPFKYKKVFSSGAPTEHYMVLRLAEQYLIRAECRGKTGNIAGAIADLHVIQKRANAALYAGEAAGLPDAIELERKKELFCEWGHRWADLKRTGRADVVLSPVKAGWKPAAALFPVPQEELDANPYLDQNPGY; this is encoded by the coding sequence GTGCAATGGATAGCGGGGAGTACGATCGGCGGGCGGGTTTACTATTACCCGTTCAAATACAAAAAGGTGTTCAGCAGCGGTGCCCCGACGGAACACTATATGGTGCTCAGGCTGGCCGAGCAATACCTCATCCGGGCGGAATGCCGGGGAAAGACGGGGAATATCGCTGGGGCGATAGCTGACCTCCATGTCATCCAGAAACGCGCCAACGCCGCGCTGTACGCCGGGGAGGCCGCGGGCTTGCCTGACGCGATCGAGCTGGAAAGAAAAAAGGAACTGTTCTGTGAGTGGGGACACCGCTGGGCAGACCTGAAAAGAACTGGCCGGGCTGATGTCGTATTAAGCCCGGTGAAGGCTGGCTGGAAACCTGCTGCCGCACTGTTTCCGGTGCCGCAGGAAGAACTTGATGCCAACCCCTATCTGGATCAAAACCCCGGTTATTGA
- a CDS encoding GNAT family N-acetyltransferase: MIIANKNDRGAVIDILAEAFDDNQSVNYIVGPGSGRKRRIQALMAYSFDVCQLFGEVWLSDDRKACLLYLYPERKKTNFRSILLDIRLIWQAIGICRTGLALKREKLIARKQLKGKTLYLWFIGIKSGDQRKGAGTALLKELIDVADIEFRNIILETSTTRNLPWYEKLGFSTYDELELSYHLHFLKKEPD; encoded by the coding sequence ATGATCATCGCCAATAAAAACGACCGTGGTGCGGTCATCGATATCCTTGCTGAGGCATTTGATGATAACCAGAGCGTCAATTACATCGTCGGCCCCGGGAGCGGACGCAAACGCCGGATCCAAGCGTTGATGGCTTATTCATTTGATGTGTGCCAGTTGTTCGGCGAAGTCTGGTTGTCGGATGACCGAAAAGCCTGCTTGCTCTATCTGTATCCGGAACGGAAAAAGACGAATTTCCGGTCAATCCTGTTAGACATCAGGCTCATCTGGCAAGCCATCGGTATCTGTCGTACCGGGTTAGCCCTGAAACGCGAAAAGCTGATCGCTCGAAAACAATTGAAGGGCAAGACGCTATACCTGTGGTTCATCGGCATAAAATCCGGTGACCAGCGTAAAGGCGCGGGTACCGCCTTATTAAAAGAGTTGATCGATGTTGCCGATATCGAATTCAGGAACATTATTCTCGAAACTTCCACTACCCGTAATCTGCCGTGGTATGAAAAGTTAGGATTCAGCACTTACGATGAACTTGAACTCAGCTACCATTTACATTTTCTTAAAAAAGAACCGGATTGA
- a CDS encoding response regulator transcription factor: MLGTQCHLITFIFIILELMMLSYQLAYYLSRPQDRTRLWYLILLVLMILYNVAGGLFPDPRIPVRLPVQMMIAYGTGFLMASYFPFYFYKAFELHALRWHALYGVPLFLMLPYLIFFVIMYAINGDMEKTLVYGMIVPFVYAFILLFVMFRAIRRKHQQQRDRGQYAKETAMYFAISPWASLTVFGIVEESQVLEVICTNTGIIFISFIFISKAIKRSRKEYEQLMAYSMVGINPGIINHNSKRYQLTKRQIEIVLLIQKGLTYREIAETLFISEKTVSNHLQNVYEKTGAGNKIQLIQKLTQHR, from the coding sequence ATGTTAGGAACACAGTGCCACCTTATTACGTTCATCTTCATCATTCTGGAACTGATGATGTTGAGTTATCAACTGGCTTATTATCTATCGAGGCCACAGGACCGGACCCGCTTATGGTACCTGATCCTGTTGGTCTTAATGATCCTGTATAATGTGGCCGGCGGATTGTTTCCCGACCCCAGGATACCGGTCAGGTTGCCCGTACAAATGATGATCGCCTATGGCACCGGCTTTTTAATGGCTTCTTATTTTCCCTTCTATTTCTATAAAGCATTTGAACTGCATGCCCTGCGGTGGCATGCGCTCTACGGTGTCCCCTTATTCCTGATGCTCCCGTACCTGATCTTCTTCGTCATCATGTACGCCATTAATGGTGATATGGAAAAAACACTGGTCTACGGGATGATCGTGCCATTTGTATATGCCTTTATTCTCTTGTTTGTGATGTTCCGTGCGATCAGGAGAAAGCATCAGCAGCAGCGTGACCGTGGCCAGTACGCGAAAGAGACCGCCATGTATTTCGCGATCAGCCCCTGGGCTTCCCTAACCGTGTTCGGTATTGTGGAGGAAAGCCAGGTACTTGAAGTAATCTGCACTAATACCGGCATTATTTTTATCTCTTTTATTTTCATCAGCAAAGCCATCAAAAGGTCCCGGAAAGAATACGAGCAACTGATGGCCTATAGTATGGTGGGTATCAACCCCGGGATCATCAACCACAATAGTAAACGCTACCAGCTGACCAAACGTCAGATCGAAATCGTGTTACTTATACAAAAAGGGCTAACTTATCGTGAAATAGCCGAAACACTTTTCATCTCTGAAAAGACCGTCAGTAATCACCTGCAGAATGTTTATGAAAAGACCGGCGCGGGCAACAAGATACAATTGATACAAAAGCTTACCCAGCACCGCTGA